The following are from one region of the Chloroflexota bacterium genome:
- a CDS encoding carbohydrate ABC transporter permease — MSRTLRHDLPIHLVLGFLAILTFYPFIFMVITSFKTSPQFIHNFWGVAWPPTLANYRDAWGRISVYLANSTLVSGVSVAGVVAISSISAFVFARFSFPGREFLFFAILSLLMIPGVLTLVPAFLLIKSFGLLNTYWALILPYISGGQIFAIFILRSFIASLPEELFESARLDGASTLQLFLHIVLPLSKPILVTIAIMNILGTWNDYVWPLVTIPDGRRWTISVGIVSFSSHYGGLESWGPMFAGFVIASIPLIILFLFTMRYFIAGLTSGAIKA; from the coding sequence ATGAGCCGCACGTTGAGGCATGACCTGCCGATTCATCTCGTCCTGGGGTTCCTTGCCATTCTCACCTTTTATCCGTTCATCTTCATGGTGATCACCTCTTTCAAGACGTCGCCCCAATTCATTCACAATTTCTGGGGGGTTGCCTGGCCGCCGACGCTGGCCAATTATCGGGATGCGTGGGGCCGGATCAGCGTGTACTTGGCCAATAGCACCCTGGTTTCGGGCGTGTCCGTGGCCGGTGTGGTGGCCATCTCCAGCATCTCCGCCTTTGTGTTCGCCCGGTTCTCCTTCCCCGGGCGAGAGTTCCTGTTCTTCGCTATCCTCTCGCTGTTGATGATCCCGGGCGTGCTGACGCTGGTGCCCGCCTTTCTCCTGATCAAGAGCTTCGGATTGTTGAACACGTACTGGGCCCTGATCCTGCCGTACATCTCCGGCGGCCAGATCTTCGCCATCTTCATCCTGCGCAGCTTCATCGCCTCACTGCCGGAGGAGCTCTTCGAATCCGCCCGCCTGGATGGGGCTTCCACGTTGCAGCTCTTCCTGCACATCGTCCTGCCCCTATCGAAGCCTATCCTGGTGACGATCGCCATCATGAACATCCTCGGCACGTGGAATGACTACGTCTGGCCGTTGGTGACGATCCCGGACGGCCGCCGCTGGACGATCTCTGTGGGGATCGTCAGCTTCAGCAGCCATTACGGAGGGCTGGAGAGTTGGGGGCCGATGTTCGCCGGATTCGTCATCGCGTCGATCCCCCTGATCATCCTGTTCCTGTTCACCATGCGCTACTTCATCGCCGGCCTGACATCGGGGGCGATCAAGGCGTAA
- a CDS encoding ABC transporter permease, giving the protein MLNPIRRLLGLWKLAHQRLLHEPALAFALLLGWVVAVALVSAIPMYTDAIHQSLLRRELQTVQTGRRPAFAFFFHYTGEREDFPVWDHYWALDQYLETGLSSDLELPVRVRMHYVKSDLFQLFPSEDGAYSRGDQPLSHVALGFITDLGPHLVLAEGQEPQDDGTGRYLDVLISPTLATDLGLQVGETYVLFDPGGISPSGSERSAITIPVRIAGVWQAYDPDAPFWYIPPESFDRVLLVSRDAYIRSVGGSIPQPLFDVGWYQVLDGGSVRAEDVEAFLRRVASVETRVDTLLPGTRLTLSPVSALRRYQRAVSTQSLLILLLTLPIVGLVLLFIVLIADNMVERQRLEISILKSRGSTGAQIVVTYLLQGITLGVLALLLGLPLGRWAAQAVGGTRGFLAFERSVPLVVAVTRESLTFAVGALVLALGATMTPAWRAAHFTIVIAKQAVGRSDDRPSWWQVLSDLALLSAAGYGYYLLRGQGRIAQLQFGEGGDPWENPILFLAPAIFLLAGARVYVRLFPPAMRLLGILVARVPGVATLLAVRNLARSSRHYAALIMLLVLTVGLGTFTASVARTLDENLVARTYYQVGADVALAEAAGVIGRSVSVTSGGPSGAASDAGGLEELPSWAILPVSEHLRAPAVRAAARVGVFKATTRVGGEMVTGRLYGIDRLDFPRVAYFRRDFAPTSLGALMNALAVDPSGILVRSEFLSQTGLRIGDALHLRGLIAGSNQPLLFTIVGVVDLFPTAYPGEGEFFIANLEYIFDQLGGPVPYYVWLSVDQGVDAPTLVGQLEEVGFRILEMDDARQQIAEERARPERIGLFGFLSLGFVITTLLSMLALGLHAFLVYRQRFIQLGIMRAIGLSAGQVAASLAGEQILLTSLGILGGAVLGLVTSHLFIPFLQIGHTEADLIPPFAVIVAWRDTGYAVAALIAVSTLTTGVVVGLLSRLRVFQAVKLGEALT; this is encoded by the coding sequence TTGCTGAATCCGATCCGACGGCTCCTGGGATTGTGGAAGCTGGCCCATCAGCGATTGCTGCACGAGCCCGCCCTGGCGTTTGCCCTGTTGCTGGGATGGGTGGTGGCGGTCGCTTTGGTCTCCGCCATCCCCATGTACACGGATGCGATCCATCAGTCGCTGCTGCGGCGAGAGCTGCAGACGGTGCAGACGGGGCGCCGGCCGGCTTTCGCCTTCTTCTTCCACTACACGGGTGAACGAGAGGACTTCCCTGTCTGGGATCACTATTGGGCACTGGATCAATATCTGGAGACGGGATTGTCCTCGGACCTCGAGCTTCCGGTCCGGGTCCGGATGCACTACGTCAAGAGTGACCTCTTTCAGCTCTTCCCCTCAGAGGATGGGGCGTATTCGCGCGGCGATCAACCGCTGAGCCACGTCGCCTTGGGCTTCATCACGGATCTGGGGCCGCATCTCGTCCTGGCGGAGGGACAGGAGCCGCAGGACGACGGCACCGGGCGTTATCTGGATGTGCTGATCAGCCCCACCCTGGCCACGGACCTGGGGCTTCAGGTGGGGGAGACGTACGTGCTCTTCGATCCCGGCGGCATCTCCCCTTCCGGCTCGGAGCGTTCCGCTATCACGATCCCCGTGCGGATCGCTGGCGTCTGGCAGGCTTATGATCCCGATGCCCCCTTCTGGTATATCCCACCGGAGTCCTTCGACCGTGTGTTGCTGGTCTCCCGAGATGCGTACATCCGCTCGGTGGGCGGGAGCATCCCCCAGCCCCTGTTCGACGTGGGCTGGTACCAGGTCCTCGACGGCGGGAGCGTGCGGGCGGAGGATGTGGAGGCCTTTCTCCGGCGGGTGGCTTCGGTGGAGACGCGTGTGGACACATTGCTCCCGGGCACCCGGCTGACCCTCTCGCCCGTGTCGGCGCTGCGACGGTATCAGCGTGCGGTTTCCACGCAGTCCCTGTTGATCCTGCTGCTCACCCTGCCCATTGTGGGTTTGGTGCTCCTCTTTATCGTGCTGATCGCGGACAACATGGTGGAGCGCCAGCGGTTGGAGATCTCCATCCTGAAGAGCCGGGGGAGTACCGGCGCTCAGATTGTCGTGACGTACCTTCTTCAAGGCATCACGTTGGGGGTTCTGGCGTTGCTGTTGGGGCTTCCCTTGGGACGGTGGGCGGCTCAGGCGGTGGGGGGCACGCGGGGATTCCTTGCCTTCGAGCGATCTGTTCCCTTGGTCGTGGCCGTGACGCGGGAGAGCCTCACGTTCGCCGTGGGAGCGTTGGTCTTGGCCCTGGGGGCCACCATGACGCCGGCGTGGAGAGCTGCCCACTTCACCATCGTCATCGCCAAGCAGGCGGTCGGCCGATCAGACGATCGGCCCTCGTGGTGGCAGGTGCTGAGCGACCTGGCGCTGCTCTCCGCGGCGGGCTACGGATATTATCTGCTTCGGGGGCAGGGGCGCATCGCGCAGCTCCAGTTTGGAGAGGGTGGGGATCCCTGGGAGAACCCGATCCTCTTCCTGGCCCCGGCGATCTTTCTCCTGGCCGGGGCGCGGGTGTATGTACGCCTCTTTCCGCCGGCCATGCGGCTATTGGGGATCCTGGTCGCCCGGGTGCCCGGCGTGGCGACGCTTCTGGCCGTGCGCAATCTGGCCCGGAGCAGCCGGCACTACGCCGCCCTGATCATGCTGCTGGTCCTGACCGTCGGTCTGGGGACGTTCACCGCCTCCGTCGCCCGCACGCTGGATGAGAATCTAGTGGCCCGCACGTACTATCAGGTCGGGGCGGACGTCGCATTGGCGGAGGCGGCGGGAGTGATCGGCCGGAGCGTCAGCGTGACCTCGGGAGGCCCGTCCGGAGCCGCCTCGGATGCGGGGGGATTGGAGGAGCTCCCGAGTTGGGCCATCCTTCCCGTCTCCGAGCATCTGCGCGCCCCCGCGGTGCGGGCGGCCGCCCGGGTGGGCGTGTTCAAGGCGACCACCCGCGTGGGCGGGGAGATGGTCACCGGGCGTTTGTACGGGATCGATCGCCTTGACTTCCCTCGCGTCGCCTACTTCCGACGGGATTTCGCCCCTACCTCGCTGGGTGCTTTGATGAACGCGCTGGCTGTGGACCCGTCGGGGATCCTGGTGCGATCGGAGTTCCTGTCCCAAACAGGGTTGCGTATCGGCGACGCGTTGCATTTGCGGGGGCTGATCGCTGGCAGCAACCAGCCCCTCCTGTTCACGATCGTGGGAGTGGTGGATCTGTTCCCCACGGCTTACCCGGGTGAGGGGGAGTTTTTCATCGCCAACCTGGAGTACATCTTCGATCAGTTGGGTGGGCCGGTGCCGTACTACGTCTGGCTGTCCGTCGATCAGGGGGTGGATGCGCCCACGCTGGTCGGGCAGCTGGAGGAGGTCGGGTTCCGGATCCTGGAGATGGATGACGCTCGCCAGCAGATCGCCGAAGAGCGGGCGCGTCCGGAGCGCATCGGCTTGTTCGGCTTCCTCTCCCTGGGATTCGTCATCACGACGCTCCTGAGCATGCTGGCGCTGGGCTTACACGCCTTCCTGGTATATCGCCAGCGTTTCATTCAACTCGGCATCATGCGGGCCATCGGCCTTTCGGCGGGGCAGGTGGCCGCCTCCCTGGCGGGGGAGCAGATCTTGCTCACCAGCCTCGGCATCCTGGGCGGCGCCGTGTTGGGGCTGGTGACCAGCCATCTCTTCATCCCCTTCCTGCAGATCGGCCACACGGAGGCGGATCTGATCCCGCCTTTCGCCGTCATCGTCGCCTGGCGCGATACGGGATATGCGGTCGCCGCCCTGATCGCCGTCTCGACGCTGACCACCGGCGTGGTCGTGGGGCTGCTCTCCCGGCTGCGGGTCTTCCAGGCGGTCAAGCTGGGCGAGGCGTTGACCTGA